The region GCACATCACCACGGTCAAACTCTGCGCACACACCGGCGTCAGCCTCTGATCTCGTAACCAGAACGTCCCCGTTCCCCGGCGTCGCCACCGCGTCGCCCTCAGAGCCGCCGCCAGCAGCCGGGACACAGCCGGGCTCGGCAGCCTCGGCACAGCCGGCAGCGCTGCCCCCCGAGCGCTCGCCCCCCGAGCTCCCCGGGCCGGCCGCGGCAAGGGGGACGGGTCCCAGCGCCCGGCCCTGCGCGGCCCCTCGGCTCTCCCCTCCCGCACCGGGAGCTTTGCCGGCCTCCTCCGAACCCCCGCTCCACTCGGGCGCCTCGGCTCTCTCACACTCGGCAACCTTGCTCTTCCGGTGACGCCGGATGCTGTTCAAAAACCCTTTCAGGCCTTTCTTGGGTCTGGCAAAGGAGGACTTGTCCCCGTTGGGCTTTTTCTCGCAGCCCTCGGCGCTCCCGCCTGGAGAGCTGTCCCAAGGGCCAAGATCAACCCTGGCGCTGGTGTCGAGGGCCAGGTGAGCGCTTTGGGAGCTTGGCAAAGGGCAGGGACGCGAGTCCCCGCTCCCCTCCGAAGGGCTCTCCGGCTGCGCCCCGTCGCAGGCAGCACCGCTGAGCCCGTCGTGGGTCTGACATTTGCTGAGGCCCTTTTTCGAGGCCACTTTCCCCTGGCCTTTGCTTCTGCCTCCAAAGAAACTGGGCAGCGTGCAGATGCTCCTCTTCCCTCCAAACAGTTTGAAAGCCGTTTTCTTCAGcttgccggggggcggctgagGCTGCTGCGGCTCCGCAGCCACCACGGAGGCATCGCCCCGCTCGGGCAGCCGGTCCCCGCTCTCCTCCCGCCGCTGCTCCCGTCCTTCCCGCTGCCCGCAGACCAGCGACTGCGACCCACTCCGGGCGGGCTCCTCCGCGCAGCCCGTTTCCATGGCAGCGGGTCGGTTTGGGTGCATCTAGCTGGAAACGATGACTTTGGTAGCGGAGTCCACTTCTGGGTGCAGCGCTTGAAGCATCACAGCTGATctaaagcaaagagaaagggaCGGAGGTGAGGAGACGGCAGCAGACGGTGCAAAGACAGAGCTGCAGAACTTTGTCAACAGCTGGAACTGGGGGTACAAAACCTCCGACAGCCATTCGGATCCTCCACTCCTTAAAGCCGTGCACAATAACCTCGTGATGTTTAAATTTACCCGTGTGCAAGTGCAGGAAAACCAGGCGTCTCCATTGCGCAGCATCCCCCCTGCCCCAGGACGGGCAGCTCTGACCCCTGAGCCACCCGCTCCAGCCCCTTCGCCTTCCCGGCCCTTTTGCCAGCGGGGAGGTCGGGTTCGGTCACCGGGCGCCTCTGAATGGGGACACACGGGCTGCTCCGTCCACCTGCCCCTTCACATCAGCAGCTGGGGCACAGCTGGCGGGGAaacctcctgcccaccccccagcccggctgctccagctctgcccacgAGCCCCAGATGCCTCCAGAGCCTCCCTGGAGCCTCTCTAGAGATCACAGAACCCCGAACGTCCCGAGTtgggacccacaaggaccatgGAGCGCAGCTCCTGTCCCGCCAGCACAGCCCCAAGTTCACTCCGCTCTGAGGGCCGGGTCCAAATGCTGCTCGAACACCCAGAGCTGGTCAGACGGGCTGGAGGACAAACCACACGCGCGGTGTGTGCGCAGGGCTGGGCAGAAGGCAGAGGGGAACGGAACAGAAACACCACTTCAACAGTTCCATGGGAAAATCCTTTCGCTCCAGCTCCACGTCAGCCCCGGCACCAGCACACGCTGCTGGACCGCTCGGCTGCTCGGGGGCGCTCAGGACGTGAACCGCTGTCAATAAATCTCGGAAAGGGgttttacagaacaaaacacgCGAGGCCGCAGGAAAAGGCGGCGTTCGTTTCCCCGCGCCCGGTGTCCCGGGCCGGCCGGGGCCGACCGCGGGGTTTGGCCGGTTGGGCCCCGCAGACGGGACgagcgggccgggccggggcaggaggggccgggaccccccggAGGCTCCATCGCCCGGACCCTCCCGAGCGGGGCCCCGCGGGGCCGGAGCTCGGACCGacccccgcccctcccgccgTTCCCCGTTCCCCGCCGGGCTCGCCCGGCTCCGGAGAAGCCGCCACGGCCCCGCAGCGCTCCCGGCCGGCCGGGCGGGGGAAGGCCGGGCCGCGGCCGAAACCCGGGGAAAgcggcgccgccgccccggccggCAGCacaggcggggccgggcccgctcGCCGGCCGCAGGGcagccgcccccggccccgcttcCCCGGCGCCCGCTCCCCAGCCCTTACCGGCTGCGCGGGGCGGCGGTTCCGGAGGCGGCGGGAGCGGgtccggcccggcccgcccgggCCAGCCCAGGAACGGGCGAGCGGCCGCGGGGGCAGCGGGTCCGCCCGGCGcgcgggaggggcggggccggAGGGGCGGAGTCTctggggcggggcggggctcTGGCGTCACGCGGGGGTGTGACGCTGGGCGGGGCCACGGGTGACAGCGAGGTACGGACCGCGTGACGCTGCGCGTGGGGGAGGACACGCGGGGTGACCGGACGGGCCGGGCCTCTGGGTGCGGTGACGGTTCCCGCCCGAGCTCTGCAGGGTGAAGTCACCGCGTTCCCAGCAGCGGGCCGGTAGAGACACGTGCAGAACCGTGCTGGGGGGTCAGCGCACCCACCCTGCTGCCACCTTCTTCCTGCCTTCAACCCGCCTCCCCCCCTGCTTCGGGTTGGTGGGACACGAGCGACACCCAACAGATCTCCCGGCCCCCACTCTCTGCAGAGTTGTTCCCAACACTGTCCAGGCTCATCCGAAGCCCTAatgttcacagaatcccagaatgtctgggattggaagggacctggaaagctcatccagtgcaatccccccatggagcaggaacacccagatgaggttacacaggaaggtgtccaggcgggttggaatgtctgcacagaaggagactccacaacccccctgggcagcctgggccaggctctgccaccctcaccccaacaagtttcttctcatctttaagtggaacctcctgtgttccagtttgcacccattgccccttgtcctgtcactggttgtcaccagaagagcctggctccatcctcctgacactcaccctttgcatattgatccccatgaacgagtcccccctcagtctcctcttgtccagctccagagccccagctccctcagcctttcctcacacgggagatgctccactccctgcagcatcttggtggctgcgctggactctctccagcagttccctgtcctgctggaactgaggggccttCCCTCAGGAGatgcccccacagcccagtcAATATAGGCTGATTAATAGATGCCACAACATCTGAAACAAGCCTATAAATAATGTAAAAGGTGCCTACATTTTGCAGAGAGCAATTCTCAAACCACTCGCCTCTGCCCCAAAAGCACTCATGTTTGAGGTGCGGTTAGGGCAGGGTGAACTCAGCTGGGGGGAACATGTTCTGCTGCATCCCAAAAGTGGTCCAGAGCATCAGCGGGAGGTGTGCGCTGAGCTCCTGAGGGGCAGCTCTGATTAAAGGATATTTCACCAAACAGTAAACGACAATTTAATAAGAATAGCAGCaacagttttaattaaaaaaacaaaacagaacaaactcaTCTCCCTTTGCCCTCCACACTTTTTCCCACCCCATTCTCAAACCAGTAGCAATTAAAGGTATAATATCTTCCAGTGAAGAGGGTTTAAAGCCAAACCCAGCTAAATCAGATCCTGCTCTGCCATCGTGCTGAcatggagcaggagctgagctctCCTGTTTTCTCCCCGGTTTCCCTTACCCTTTTGCACAGGCATCGCTTTTTGGAGACACTTCATAAGCAAAAATTACTTTGCACCACAAATTCACGGCAGTCTCACGCTGCACAGGTGTCAGAGCAGCTTTCAGTTCGGGTGCTCGGCACACGTCCCGGGCAGGGGGCTCTCGTCAGGGCTGGTGTCGGAGGTAGTTCACCAGCGCCACGGGGATCGCCAGCTCGCCGAGGGCGTGCGGGTGGCCAGTCTGCTTCAGGAGACGTCTCATCGCCAGCCTGGACTGAGACATCAAGGACTTGGGATGAGCTGCGTaaagagggggaggaaaaatgagaCAGTGGCCTCCAGACACACAACCCCACTGCTCTCCAACCCAGGCATCGTCCTAAGCGAAGGGACATGGATAGACCGAAACTAAATATCTTTGCTAGGGCTGTTTACGCTGTGTTCAAACACAAGTTTTGCAGGATGTGTTTCACCGGAGCTGGGTGTACAGAGATAAGATCTTCCACCATCATACAGAAATAAGTGCAGTTTACCTGGACGTAGATGGTACAGGAGAGGCAAAGCTGGGCAGCAGAAAGGAGAGGACTGGAGACAAGCAGCCTTTAACTCAAAAGATTCAtattaaggagaaaaaacaggctGTGGAAATCCCCACAATCCCCACGTGCTCCAGACCAGCACTGACGACCCTCAGTGGAATCATCTCCTTTAGCAAGCATTTAGAAATACTCATGAAAAGCAGATGCTGCAGTGAGCGTGAGAGGGAAGATAACCCCATAAATGCAGGTGGTGGTCGCACCAGTTCACACCTCAGACCCGCACCAAGGCCTCCTGCCTCCCACTGCAGCCAGCAGCGGAAATTTTGGACATTCAGTGGATATTTATTAGAAACAAGCCCTCCTGTGGCAGTGTCCCCCAAATCCCAGCAACTTGTTTTAGGAGTTTCCTGCAGCAGCATGGATATCCAGCCGTCAGACTGAATCACCAGGGGTGAACCTATGCTCTATAAACTTCTAGCGTCCTTCTCTTGCTGTGTTCAGTATTGTAGTCTTGGGTTTTGGGGCGTGAACACAGCAATCactgggagagagggaggaatgAAAGCTCAGAGCAAAATAGTAATAATACGGGATAATACAGTTTAAGACTGGAGAGAACCATGAGCTCAAGTCATGCTGCAAAGGGAGTCAAAGCTTATGGGAAATCCTGGGTGGGGCTACTGGGAAAGAGACGAAAAAGTAGAGGAATCTGAAGGAACTTCCACCTAGATGAGCAAAATTAGTGCTGGTTTCCAACCCTGGGGCTACACGTGCAGATTACCTCTcgcctgcagcagcagctccaggcccTCGCTGTGGGGTGCCGTCTTGTCTACCGTGATATCGGGCAAATGGACATTGGCTCCAAAGTCAATGAGCAGCTCAATGAACTTACTCCTGCAGCCGTGCCTCAGGCAGGTTTCCAGCAGAGTCTTGGGCTCCTTGATCTGGGCGATCACCCTCTCCTCAGTGCAGTTATAGTCTGGATCGGCGccataaagcagcagcagcttgaaGCACTCCAGATGCCCGTACACGGCGGCGAGGTAGAGGGGACCAGAACACGCCGCCGAGTTGGCAGCCCACTCGGGCAGCCTCGCTCGAACGTTGGTTTCCGCACCGTGGTCCAGGAGCTGCCGCAGGATGTCCACGTCCCCGTCCCTCGCGGCGATGAGCAGCGGCGAGCAGTTGTTGTAGATGCTGCCGGCGGGGCTGGCTCCCGCCTCCAGCAGGACCTTCACGCATTCCCGGTGCCCGTTGCTGACCGCCATGAAGAGTGGGGTCTGAGCCTTCACATCCAGGCTGTCCACCTCTGCCCCATGGGCCAGGAGGACCTCCACGCTCCGGACGTGGCCCTTGGTGGCAGCCAGGCGCAACGGGGTGCTGGGCACCCCCCAGCCGCTCCTGCGGTTGATGAACTTCTTGTATCTGTCTTGGGACAAGAGCTGATCTAGGGTTCGGTAGTCATCCTCCAGTACTGCTCGGTTCAGCTCCTCACTTTCTCCATtgtcttcttcatcttctctgGGCTGGAGCATGGAGAACATTTTAGTGATATCCATCAggctcatttttctttgctctttctcccACGTACTGCTTTCATCATAAATGGTAAAACCAGAGATCTACGGGACAACAAAACCAACGCCACCAAAATGTTAGAACCAGCTCCCTGACCCCAACaccacctttttatttttgttagtttttttttttttttttgtacacaTTTAaggaagtttgttttttttaaaaaaagacaaataatgtTATTGCCCTGTCAGCACAGGTGAGGAAATCCACGCTGGTGAAGGGCTAAGGAAGAGTTTGTTGCTGTCGCACATACATGGGCTGCTTCCCTTTAAAATGTTGTGATCAAGAATACGCTGAGATAATTAAATCTGGTGTTCAAATGCTGCATGGGGGAGCTCACAGGCTTTAGCTTTAAAACTCTTTAATGCTGTACTTCTAGCCCTGTGAGGTGAAGGGTGTGATACTCATGGGATACTCAGACCTCGAGCTCAGGAAGGCTCCTGGGTGGCCACAGGCACCCCACTGGTAGAGGAAACCATCCGTTTTCCCAAACCCCTCAGAATTCACCCCATCCATCTGCCGAGCGAAGAGCACGTTGGAAAACAGCAGGACTCGAGCCTGCTCCATATCGGCCAAGGTGCCTCACCAGCACCTGCACTTCCAAAGCTTTTGGGATCTACGGAACACTCGGAGGAGTTTTAATCTAGGAGCTGACAGCATTGCAAGGATTTATACCCTGCCGCTTTTTAAAGGTATTGGATTTCAAACCAGAAGATGAAGTGAATGTGAAGGCAGCTGGTTTGATTAAAGACTTTCAGCCTCACCCTTCCCAAAGTAACATCAGTGTTTGAGTCAGCAAACCCTCTTCTCTCCTGCCTGTTCGAGCGCGAGGACCGTGGCTGCAAGGAGGATCTGTGATTTTTATAGCAGGAGGTAGGGGTTGTTGGGGGGAAGGCGAGGGGATGCTGAGCTGATCATGCCGGAGCTGGGACCAGTCCCCAACACGTTTGCCAGGTGCTTGGCGCAGGATCTGGCCTCGTGGTGGCCAAACAGCAGCGGGGATGAGGAATGTGACGCCTCGGCCGGCACCTGAGCAGCTGGAAACGCCGCCCGCCGGAACGCTGAGGAATTCCTCACCATCTCGGATTTCCTCGGGGAGAGGCAGCCGCCGCACAGCTCGGTCTCCCCAGGCGGCTCCTCTGATCCTCCCTTGGAGGAGGCGAGGAGCTGCACTGAGCAATTAGCCTCTTTCTGCATAAGAGCCTGGCAGTAACGAGGTGGTCACAGGAGGCTCATCACCCATCGCATGCAGAGACACGTGCGAGCCTGGAGGAATCCCCACGCAAGGCCGGCTCCACAGCTCGGTCAGCTAGAGCGAGTTTGATGGCAGTGAGCGACAGCAAAGCTCTGCTGCACTTCCACCTGTTACACTAACCCGGACAAATTATATAGAAATATGTGAAACTATAGTATTACTGTTATTCACTAGACACGCTGATAATGAGCTCTGGAGCTTCTGAAACCCCTCACCCATGTGGCTCATGGGTGGGATTTATTTTGCAGATTGGATTCAAAAAGAACCACAGTTATATTCCCAATGGAAATAATCtgggaaagtaaaaaaatagcTGTAACATTTCCTGAATGCACAAATAAGCATCTCCAAAGGGACGTTACTTCGACAGCATAAGCACTCACGTGGGGAGCTCAGAGAGGTTCCTCAACCAGAAGAGCCCAAATCAGATTTGTCACTTCTTGAGCTGAAGAAAGTTGCCTGTGCACCTGCAGAGCCCCCAAAACAGAGGTTACGACTGGAGCTAAAGGTGGCGGAGAACAGACCCGCACTTTTACAACTGGTTACCAAGCCATCTCCAATTGCCAAACGCAACCTGCTGCCGCCTTACCTTTGGGAGGCTGGTGATGCTCACAGCAGGCTGAGCGAGACAGCGGCCGTCCCGTGGTGGGTTCTCCCTTGGTTTGAACCAAAATcaggagaaaaggcagagaTGTGGCTGTGGCGGGGCTGGCAGCCGCTCTGTGCGGACACGGCAGGCTGTCGCACTCACAGCTGAAATGCCACTGCAGGGGGACAGCCCAGGGCGCTGGGGCTAATTTTAGCCCCTGGAGGGTTTTATCTTACCACTTCCATTCTTGGAAAGTTCCCCCTGGGTAAATATAGAGAGGGGCAGCGTGGCGGGGGGAGGATGGGACAGGTGCTGGAGGCTGCTGGACCCATCTGAAGAGACGCAAAGTGTTTGCTTCACCGTTTCCTTGCAGAAATCGCAGGGAGTGGGGCAGTTTGAGTCCCCGGCCGGGGCAGCGTGTTCCCCGCTGCAGCACCGACCTCCGCCTTGttctgggtgctgctgctcgCCCAAACGAtttccctcttccccctgcTCCCCAACGCCTCCTCCACTTTCAGAGCAATACAAATGACCATCGGCAGCATCCAGAACTGCTTGTTAAGCACAAGAAGGACAAAAGGCACCGCAGACAGTCCAGATTTCTGACCCGAGCTGCTCCGCAGGCTTCCTCCCCGCTACACCCGCCGGGGCAAACTTCTTTGGTGTTATAAAACCAAGCACCACATCGCAAGGCAGAAAACTTCACAGgggcaaacaaaacaagcaggGAGCAGTGTCTGGGCTGTCTTATCAACAGCTGTCAGCTGGTAAGTGCAACCGTATTTTATCCAGTTCCCTTTAAAGCTTTTCCAAACTTTTTGGTGGTAGAGCAGGCACAGCCTGACAGTTTGAGGCGGCGTTATCAGCGGTACTAGATAACGAGAGGGAACCGCGTTATCCTGCAGGAAAACCTCCGCTGGTGCAAGAAGTGAAATCGGGGGCTCTGCAAAACATGGATGGTGTTCTTACCGTCACCACCACACTCACCGTTTGTGGTCACACTGTGGAAAgtgtggagagcaggagaatgTTCAGTGTTGGCAGGTTTTAGACTTTTGGCTTCCTCATACTGTCACTCTCTGTAAATTCACTCAAAAACAGgttgttgctttaaaaaacccTCAATTTCCTGAAGTCAACGCTCTGAATGGAATTATCTAGTAGGAGAAATGTGGGTAAAGATCAGAGCAAAAGCGGGGAGTTCAGGGTTGATTAAGTGCCAAGAGGCTGCAACCCCAATGGGGATGCTGTGGTTGGAAAAGCCAAGTCTGGCTGGAAACCCcctcaaaatgcagaaataaaagcagcaattaAAAAGACGGTGTATTATAATGGCAAAAAACAAGGGGGGGGATGCAGACAACAAAATGAATACACGttagaaaatatgaaatgtaGGAAACTGTAATGGAACTTAGAGATGAAAGGAAAATCCTTGCATGGAAAATTTAATGATAAACTGCGtattcttttgttgttgctgctgctgtttggttGTTAACCAAGAAAAGAAATCTTAGAAATCAGACCAGCTCATTGGTAAGGAACGGAGACTAAACCAAATACTAATGAAGGACAAAGCACAAAGTACTTGGTGATAAATCCCCCCCagctggaagaaagcaaaccGACAGGCTCCTCGTGCTCCCCTAACAGCCAGAGGTGCATTAAATAGCATCCTGCGCAAATATTGAAGCCTGCAGGTTCAGATAAACGCAAAGAGGGAGCCCAAGGAGAGGAGACTGATAAATCTGACCCATTTCGGACAAGCTGACCCATTCCAGACCCCGGGGAGCACTGAGGGGTTGGGGAGGCTTCACCTGCTCCGGGCACGAGCCGCTGCCTGACCCAACGTGCTCCAACTTCTTTATCAGCTGCCCGTTAACCGGAGAAGAATTAACAGCCAGGAGGATATTTAATGCCAATCAAGAAGGTTTTCGGGGAAGGTAAATCCTGCCCAACAAAGTTGCTTCCATTAAAGAGATTATAGTTATTAATGCAGCCAGAAGGAGGTAAAGAGCTTTCTGATTTAACGCCACTAAGCATTCTGCTTTGAAAGTTTAGTGCTAAACAGTACCAAATAAATCATTTTGCAGGGATTAAGGGTTCACTAGCAGTCCTCAAGGTCAGAAACACACAGTTATTGCACAGGGCTACTTCTGCCTCCTGCCTTTGAACTACACATCACTGCCAAGCCGCAGCAAAGCCTTTCAATGGGGAGCGTCCCTGTGACAGTCAAAACATCTGCTCACGGTTTTCCAGCACTTACACCTGCCCGTTCCGCTGGCACCTTCTCAGCACCCAGCTTGGAGGTGGCTCCAGCAGCAACATGACTCAGATATTGACCATGAGAGGGCACGAACTCCTGCAACCACCCTCTGCCTCCCCACCCACACAGCAACAGCTCCCAGGGCCCCTTCTGAGGCACTTCACACCTTGACCATAGAATCGTTTGGGTTGAAAGAGACcatcaggatcattgagtccaaccataacctaactctggcactgacccatgtccccaagaacctcatctccatctgtccaacccccCAGGCacggtgactccagcactgctctgggcagcctgttccaatgccccacagccctttggggaagaaattgttcccagatccaacctcaacctcccctggtgcaacttgaggccgtttcctctgctcctggcacttgttcctggggagcagagcccgaccccccctgtctccaagctcctttcaggcagttcagagatcagaaggtctcccctcagctcctgttctccagctgaaccccccaggtccctcagccactccatcacacttgtgctccagcccctcaccagctccgttcccttctctcagctcgctccagcacctcaagggctttatTGTTGTGcaaggcccaaaactgacccgaGGATTTGAGGTAATGGGTGCGTTAACATATGTAGTTGGAACTGAAGGAGGAATCCAGCAActgtttccttctcctccacGAGCTGTGAATCCTTCAGGGATTTCAGCAGCGCTGGAGCCCCAGGAGCTGGACAGCACAGCAAGGTGGGTCCCGGCTTCGCCGGCGTCCAGGAgcccctttccttttccatgcAAGGATGcgccagcaccagcagctgtaAACAGCTGTGAGAAGATGATCATGAAGGACCTGAAACTCAGAACCCAAAGCCAGCACGTGCCTGCCCTTCATCATGTCAGTTATTTGCACAACACCGATGGTTCACACAAATCCGCCTGTTGGTCCCAGCGTGCTCCAGGGCTGGCAACACTTGGAAGTTATTCCTGGAGGAACTAGGGGgtcttctctgcttttattttacaataGTAAAATGTGCTGTGAGGACGAAGTAAAACCCTAATAAccagctctgagccaggccagCCCCAAAAGCCTCTTTGCCCTGAGATCACAAACCacatatttaataaattaagGGTTTTTTGATTATTCAAAGTATCAGGCAATAAGAGGAGGCGTGGGAGAACCACGCTCTTAAAGGATTCTCCAAAAGCACAAAGGCAGCAACAACAacctttcagaaacagaatttcTGATCTGTGTGAATTGCTTTTTCAAGCCCCACACGCACTGAATCACTGTGCAACACAGAATCCTTGCTTTCAAAATGCTACCCGTCatccaaaaaaacaacccaaaacccaactaacacaacaaaaccaggaaaaagtATCAAGTTATAAAACGCTGTATGAAGTGACATACAAATAAGATAAAAAAGAGCTGGACGAGATTTCCTTAAATGGCAAACGGAGTCTCCGCACCTTTACCCCCTCCCTGTTTTTCCCTTTGACAGGTGAGATCTGTGAAAGTCTCTGCGGTGCTTAACGTGCAGATCCAAACGTGGGGTTTTTGCAAGGGGGCttgaatgtgtatttttatggGTTCCCCTCCCACAGCTGAGAAGGCTCCAagatctgttcagcctggagaagagaagctgagaggggatgtTATTTCTgctgataaatatctcaagggtagatggcaagaggatggaccagactcc is a window of Columba livia isolate bColLiv1 breed racing homer chromosome 12, bColLiv1.pat.W.v2, whole genome shotgun sequence DNA encoding:
- the ASB12 gene encoding ankyrin repeat and SOCS box protein 12 isoform X1, giving the protein MSLMDITKMFSMLQPREDEEDNGESEELNRAVLEDDYRTLDQLLSQDRYKKFINRRSGWGVPSTPLRLAATKGHVRSVEVLLAHGAEVDSLDVKAQTPLFMAVSNGHRECVKVLLEAGASPAGSIYNNCSPLLIAARDGDVDILRQLLDHGAETNVRARLPEWAANSAACSGPLYLAAVYGHLECFKLLLLYGADPDYNCTEERVIAQIKEPKTLLETCLRHGCRSKFIELLIDFGANVHLPDITVDKTAPHSEGLELLLQARAHPKSLMSQSRLAMRRLLKQTGHPHALGELAIPVALVNYLRHQP
- the ASB12 gene encoding ankyrin repeat and SOCS box protein 12 isoform X2 produces the protein MSLMDITKMFSMLQPREDEEDNGESEELNRAVLEDDYRTLDQLLSQDRYKKFINRRSGWGVPSTPLRLAATKGHVRSVEVLLAHGAEVDSLDVKAQTPLFMAVSNGHRECVKVLLEAGASPAGSIYNNCSPLLIAARDGDVDILRQLLDHGAETNVRARLPEWAANSAACSGPLYLAAVYGHLECFKLLLLYGADPDYNCTEERVIAQIKEPKTLLETCLRHGCRTHPKSLMSQSRLAMRRLLKQTGHPHALGELAIPVALVNYLRHQP